Proteins encoded in a region of the Paenibacillus pedocola genome:
- a CDS encoding 1-deoxy-D-xylulose-5-phosphate reductoisomerase produces MKKISILGSTGSIGTQTLDVVAMHPEAFEVDGLAAGSNTALLLEQVRRFQPRRVSVSTKQLADDIRSSLPSGVELFYGGEGLVEIAAGGDADTVVTAVVGSVGLKSTLAAIEAGRHIGLANKETLVTAGHLVTELAERKGVKLLPVDSEHSAIFQCLNGENRADVASITVTASGGSFRDYTRDQLKHVTVEDALRHPNWSMGAKITIDSATMVNKGLEVIEAHHLFGLPYEQVNVLLHPESIIHSYVEFRDSSIIAQLGTPDMRVPIQYALTYPDRWSSPAARLSLAEIGRLTFREMDYIRYPALRLAIECGKTGGTATTAFNAANEIAVARFLRHEISFLRIEEIIEEVLQQHENVVNPDLEQIEHCDSATRELASKL; encoded by the coding sequence GTGAAAAAAATTAGTATTCTCGGCTCAACCGGTTCCATTGGCACGCAGACGCTTGATGTCGTTGCGATGCATCCGGAAGCCTTTGAAGTTGATGGGCTGGCTGCAGGCAGCAATACTGCCTTATTATTAGAACAGGTGCGCCGGTTCCAGCCGCGGCGTGTGTCTGTATCCACTAAGCAGCTTGCGGATGACATCAGATCGAGCCTGCCATCCGGTGTGGAGCTCTTCTACGGGGGCGAGGGATTGGTTGAAATCGCTGCCGGGGGAGATGCTGATACGGTTGTGACCGCTGTGGTAGGCAGTGTGGGACTGAAGTCAACGCTTGCTGCTATCGAAGCCGGACGGCATATCGGACTGGCTAATAAAGAAACACTTGTAACAGCTGGACATCTGGTAACAGAGCTGGCTGAACGAAAAGGGGTAAAGCTGCTGCCGGTAGACAGCGAGCACTCGGCAATATTTCAATGTCTCAACGGTGAAAACCGCGCCGATGTTGCAAGCATTACAGTTACCGCCTCAGGCGGCTCTTTCCGTGACTATACCCGCGATCAGCTCAAGCATGTTACCGTGGAGGACGCGCTGCGTCATCCGAACTGGAGTATGGGTGCCAAAATCACCATAGACTCGGCAACCATGGTTAATAAGGGACTTGAGGTGATTGAAGCCCACCATTTGTTTGGCCTGCCCTATGAGCAGGTGAATGTGCTGCTGCACCCGGAGAGCATTATTCACTCCTATGTGGAATTCCGCGACAGCAGTATCATTGCACAGCTCGGTACTCCTGATATGCGCGTTCCGATCCAGTATGCGCTGACCTATCCGGACCGCTGGTCTTCGCCAGCAGCCCGTTTGTCACTGGCTGAGATCGGACGCCTGACCTTCCGCGAAATGGATTATATCCGTTATCCGGCCCTGCGGCTTGCGATCGAATGCGGGAAAACGGGAGGAACGGCAACCACAGCTTTTAATGCAGCCAATGAAATCGCTGTTGCCCGCTTCCTGCGTCATGAGATTTCATTCCTGCGTATTGAGGAGATTATTGAAGAAGTACTGCAGCAGCATGAAAATGTTGTTAATCCCGATTTAGAGCAGATAGAACACTGTGATTCGGCTACCCGTGAGCTTGCATCCAAGCTGTAA
- a CDS encoding phosphatidate cytidylyltransferase, with amino-acid sequence MKQRLITGIVAGAVFLGLCALGGWSYQLLLTAMALIGMFEFVKMTGLSPFSSTSLLGYASIVCFMIPWGLLGVTPWLSWEQGIWLMLLLFLLVTVFTKNKQDIKITALLFTGIVYIGMGFSYMGTARAAGDEHGLFWTLLLLCCIWGSDAGAYFVGRSFGKNKLWPAISPNKTVEGALGGVLISVVISIIFALFVPDLLTIGRALLIGISCAVLGQLGDLVQSAYKRVYGIKDSGSLLPGHGGILDRCDSWIIVFPFVHIVMLMPYY; translated from the coding sequence TTGAAGCAACGATTGATTACCGGAATTGTTGCCGGAGCAGTGTTTTTGGGCCTATGTGCTTTAGGGGGCTGGTCCTATCAGCTCCTGCTGACTGCCATGGCGCTCATCGGGATGTTTGAATTTGTGAAAATGACGGGCCTCTCTCCATTCAGTAGCACTTCCCTGCTGGGGTATGCCTCGATCGTTTGTTTCATGATCCCTTGGGGATTGCTTGGTGTCACCCCTTGGCTGTCCTGGGAACAGGGCATATGGCTGATGCTGTTATTGTTCCTGCTCGTGACAGTATTCACTAAAAATAAACAGGATATTAAGATCACTGCACTTCTGTTTACAGGGATTGTTTACATAGGAATGGGTTTCTCCTATATGGGTACAGCCCGTGCTGCGGGTGATGAACATGGCCTCTTTTGGACGCTGCTACTGCTTTGCTGCATTTGGGGCAGTGATGCAGGCGCTTATTTCGTTGGCAGAAGCTTCGGGAAGAATAAGCTCTGGCCGGCGATCAGTCCCAATAAGACGGTTGAAGGCGCTCTTGGCGGGGTTCTCATTTCCGTTGTGATTTCAATTATTTTCGCATTATTTGTTCCTGATCTGCTGACTATCGGAAGAGCACTGCTAATCGGTATTTCTTGTGCTGTTCTCGGTCAGCTTGGAGATCTTGTACAGTCTGCCTATAAACGGGTGTACGGTATTAAGGATTCAGGCTCTCTGCTGCCTGGTCATGGTGGCATACTTGACCGCTGCGACAGCTGGATTATCGTATTTCCTTTCGTACATATCGTAATGCTGATGCCTTACTATTAA
- a CDS encoding isoprenyl transferase, giving the protein MIKRVQAWLSRKDRQEEQPVEISPDNIPRHVAVIMDGNGRWAKRRGLPRIVGHQNGMKAVKRATIAANDLGVEFLTMYAFSTENWKRPKDEVDFLMRLPVEFLALELDELIEKNVQVRVMGDSNALPNHTRKAMEEAVERTKHNTGLILNFALNYGSRKEIEDCMRELGNDIKAGRLSPEEITSELIDSRLLSGGLPDPDLLIRTSGEMRLSNFMLWQIAYSELWFTDVYWPEFDKSHLLQAVAEYQRRTRRYGGLK; this is encoded by the coding sequence ATGATCAAACGGGTTCAAGCATGGCTTAGCCGTAAAGACAGGCAGGAAGAACAGCCAGTCGAGATTTCACCGGACAATATTCCCCGGCACGTGGCGGTAATCATGGATGGCAATGGTCGCTGGGCTAAGCGCCGCGGCCTTCCTCGCATTGTCGGTCATCAAAACGGGATGAAAGCAGTAAAACGCGCAACCATAGCCGCAAATGATCTGGGAGTAGAATTCCTGACGATGTACGCTTTTTCTACGGAAAACTGGAAGCGGCCTAAAGATGAAGTGGATTTCCTGATGCGTCTGCCTGTGGAATTTCTTGCGCTTGAACTGGATGAACTGATAGAGAAAAATGTACAGGTACGTGTAATGGGTGATAGTAATGCGCTGCCCAATCATACCCGCAAAGCGATGGAAGAGGCAGTTGAACGGACGAAGCACAATACTGGACTAATCTTAAATTTTGCGCTGAACTATGGGAGCCGTAAAGAGATAGAAGACTGTATGCGCGAACTTGGCAATGATATAAAAGCAGGACGGCTCTCTCCAGAGGAGATTACATCTGAACTGATTGACAGCAGATTATTGTCCGGGGGTCTGCCTGACCCCGATTTGCTGATCCGCACTAGCGGAGAAATGCGGCTGAGCAATTTCATGCTCTGGCAGATCGCATACAGTGAACTGTGGTTTACGGATGTGTACTGGCCGGAGTTTGACAAATCGCATTTATTGCAGGCTGTTGCCGAGTATCAGCGCCGTACACGCCGCTATGGCGGATTGAAGTAG
- the frr gene encoding ribosome recycling factor gives MPQAVKKNAEERMEKAISSLKRDLATLRAGRASTALLDRIQVDYYGAPTPVNQLANISTPDSRTLLIQPWDRSSVADIERAIMKSDLGLTPANDGTIIRLSIPPLTEERRTELVKFTKKFGEEAKVAIRNIRRDANDDIKKMEKNGISEDESRGHQEDIQKSTDKFIAEVDKVLLSKEKEIMEV, from the coding sequence ATGCCACAGGCAGTTAAGAAAAATGCCGAGGAGCGTATGGAAAAAGCGATTTCTTCCCTAAAACGCGATTTGGCTACCTTGCGGGCAGGACGCGCATCGACAGCGCTGCTGGACCGCATTCAAGTTGATTATTACGGTGCGCCTACACCGGTTAACCAGCTGGCCAATATCAGTACACCGGATTCCCGGACACTGCTGATCCAGCCTTGGGACCGATCGTCGGTAGCCGACATTGAACGGGCGATTATGAAGTCTGATCTCGGACTAACACCTGCCAATGACGGTACGATCATCCGCCTATCCATTCCACCGCTGACTGAGGAACGCCGTACTGAACTTGTGAAGTTCACCAAGAAGTTCGGTGAAGAGGCGAAGGTAGCCATCCGCAACATCCGCCGCGATGCTAACGATGACATCAAGAAGATGGAAAAGAACGGCATTTCGGAAGATGAGTCGCGTGGACACCAGGAAGATATTCAGAAATCAACGGATAAGTTCATAGCTGAAGTCGATAAGGTGCTCTTGTCCAAAGAAAAAGAGATTATGGAAGTATAA
- the pyrH gene encoding UMP kinase, whose protein sequence is MEQPVFKRVVLKVSGESLSGQNGYGIDAETIISIAEQVKEVVELGVQVAIVCGGGNIWRGIAGSASGIDRATADYMGMLATVMNSLALQDALEQIDVPTRVQTSISMQQIAEPYIRRRAIRHLEKGRVVIFAAGTGNPFFSTDTTAALRAAEIEAEVILMAKNKVDGVYSADPFKDPTAEKFEQLTYMEVLNKNLGVMDSTASSLCMDNNIPLIVFAITEQGNIKRVVLGEKIGTIVKGSVD, encoded by the coding sequence TTGGAACAGCCGGTATTTAAGAGAGTCGTCCTTAAGGTAAGTGGGGAATCACTGTCAGGACAAAACGGATATGGCATTGATGCTGAGACGATTATTTCCATCGCGGAGCAAGTGAAAGAAGTGGTCGAGCTTGGCGTTCAGGTTGCCATTGTATGCGGTGGCGGAAATATCTGGCGCGGGATCGCCGGCAGTGCAAGCGGCATTGACCGTGCAACAGCCGATTACATGGGGATGCTCGCCACAGTTATGAACTCGCTTGCTCTGCAGGATGCATTGGAGCAAATCGATGTTCCAACGCGGGTGCAGACCTCCATTTCCATGCAGCAGATTGCCGAACCGTACATCCGCCGCCGGGCGATCCGTCACTTGGAGAAGGGGCGGGTTGTTATTTTTGCCGCAGGCACAGGAAATCCGTTCTTCTCAACGGATACAACCGCAGCGCTTAGAGCAGCTGAGATTGAAGCAGAAGTCATTCTAATGGCGAAGAACAAAGTAGACGGTGTCTACTCTGCGGATCCTTTCAAGGACCCTACAGCCGAGAAGTTTGAGCAACTGACCTACATGGAAGTCCTGAACAAAAACCTTGGAGTTATGGATTCTACCGCTTCCTCGCTGTGCATGGATAATAATATACCGCTCATTGTGTTTGCTATTACAGAGCAAGGCAATATTAAACGTGTCGTTCTCGGTGAGAAAATCGGGACGATTGTTAAAGGGAGTGTAGATTAA
- the tsf gene encoding translation elongation factor Ts — protein MAVDAKSVKELRERTGAGMLDCKKALEEANGDITKAAELLREKGLSAAANKAGRIATEGTVESYIHAGGRIGVLVEINCETDFVGKTDSFREFARDIAMQIAAASPQYVRREEVPAEAVEKEKEILKAQALNEGKPEKIVEKMVEGRISKFYEEYCLLEQPFVKDPDKTISQLLNEKISTIGENISIRRFVRYELGEGLEKKVDNFVEEVMAQVNQ, from the coding sequence ATGGCAGTAGATGCAAAATCCGTAAAAGAACTTCGTGAAAGAACAGGCGCAGGTATGCTTGACTGTAAGAAAGCACTTGAAGAAGCAAATGGCGATATCACTAAAGCCGCTGAACTGCTCCGCGAAAAAGGTCTTTCCGCAGCAGCAAACAAAGCAGGACGTATCGCTACTGAAGGTACTGTTGAATCCTACATCCACGCTGGCGGACGTATCGGCGTACTGGTGGAAATCAACTGCGAAACTGACTTCGTTGGTAAAACCGATTCCTTCAGAGAATTCGCACGCGATATCGCAATGCAGATCGCTGCAGCTAGCCCGCAGTATGTTCGCCGTGAAGAAGTTCCTGCTGAAGCTGTAGAGAAAGAAAAAGAAATTCTGAAAGCCCAAGCACTGAACGAAGGCAAGCCTGAGAAAATCGTTGAAAAAATGGTTGAAGGCCGCATCAGCAAGTTCTACGAAGAATACTGCCTGCTTGAACAGCCTTTCGTTAAAGACCCTGACAAAACGATCTCCCAATTGCTGAACGAAAAAATCAGCACGATCGGTGAAAACATCTCTATCCGTCGTTTTGTTCGTTACGAGCTGGGCGAAGGTCTGGAAAAGAAAGTTGACAATTTTGTTGAAGAAGTAATGGCACAAGTTAATCAATAA
- the rpsB gene encoding 30S ribosomal protein S2 translates to MAVISMKQLLEAGVHFGHQTRRWNPKMDRYIFTERNGIYIIDLQKTVKKVEEAYNFVKSVAGDNGTILFVGTKKQAQDSVKEEAERSGMFFINQRWLGGTLTNFQTIQKRIDRLKKLEAWEEDGTFAVLPKKEVILLRKEKDRLEKFLGGIKNMKGLPSALFIIDPRKERIAVAEARKLGIPIVAIVDTNCDPDEIDYVIPGNDDAIRAVKLLTGKMADAVVEAHQGEDTTTA, encoded by the coding sequence ATGGCAGTAATCTCCATGAAACAGCTTCTCGAAGCTGGGGTACACTTCGGTCACCAGACTCGTCGTTGGAACCCAAAGATGGATCGTTATATCTTCACTGAAAGAAACGGAATTTACATTATTGACCTGCAAAAAACGGTTAAAAAGGTAGAGGAAGCTTACAACTTTGTAAAAAGCGTCGCTGGCGACAACGGCACAATCCTGTTCGTAGGAACAAAGAAACAAGCTCAAGATTCCGTGAAAGAAGAAGCTGAACGTTCGGGGATGTTCTTCATCAACCAACGTTGGCTGGGCGGTACCCTGACTAACTTCCAGACTATTCAGAAACGTATTGACCGTCTGAAGAAATTGGAAGCTTGGGAAGAAGACGGTACCTTCGCAGTTCTGCCTAAGAAAGAAGTTATCCTTCTCCGCAAAGAGAAAGATCGTCTTGAAAAATTCCTGGGCGGTATCAAGAACATGAAAGGTCTGCCAAGCGCGCTGTTCATCATTGACCCGCGTAAAGAGCGTATCGCTGTTGCGGAAGCTCGCAAATTGGGTATTCCTATCGTAGCTATTGTTGATACTAACTGTGATCCGGACGAAATCGACTACGTAATTCCAGGTAACGATGACGCTATCCGCGCCGTTAAATTGTTGACTGGTAAAATGGCAGACGCTGTTGTTGAAGCTCACCAGGGCGAAGACACAACTACTGCTTAA
- a CDS encoding DUF342 domain-containing protein — translation MIGHYALDQYVSITFSEDKGIAYLQFSKKDENFTCSFEDLESFLHSHEVRYGIQRDIVKRISSNPEEYFFSRVPIAIGDEPVHGVDGKVVLTVDLEEDRKPLEKEDGKVDYKDLVRLHNVLKGQIIGKTIPPVPGQKGKTVTGEEIPFRAGKEARFKVGKNVLVDQSETAMYAAIDGLVTLTDKGKINVFPVYEVNGDVDYSTGNIDFVGTVVIRGNVLTGFTVKSAGDIRVVGGVEGAELISGGSIEITGGIIGYNKGLVSAGKNVKVSFIQDGNVVAGEDVIVSQSIMHSNIRAGHDVLCNGSKGLIVGGIVQAGEKVVARTIGNTMSTATAIEVGVVPELRNEINELRHELKQLLENEDKTNKALYLLNQLANNGQLSPDKVALRVKLNATKQSHMREEKRIKERVLEIEKMLEDTTRAKVEVIKTIYGGSKIVIGRYTRFVKDPTERVVFRYTEGDISLTPYI, via the coding sequence TTGATCGGTCATTATGCTTTGGATCAATACGTAAGTATTACGTTTTCTGAGGATAAAGGGATTGCCTACCTACAGTTCTCCAAGAAGGATGAGAATTTTACCTGTTCCTTCGAAGATTTGGAGAGCTTCCTGCACAGTCATGAGGTTCGTTACGGTATACAGCGGGATATTGTGAAGCGGATCAGCAGCAACCCTGAAGAGTATTTTTTCAGCAGAGTACCCATTGCAATTGGTGATGAGCCGGTGCATGGTGTTGACGGAAAGGTCGTTCTTACCGTGGATCTTGAAGAGGACCGCAAACCGCTGGAAAAGGAAGACGGTAAGGTCGACTACAAAGATCTAGTACGTCTGCATAATGTTTTGAAGGGACAAATCATCGGGAAAACGATTCCGCCGGTACCCGGACAGAAGGGGAAAACAGTCACCGGAGAGGAGATTCCTTTCAGAGCAGGGAAAGAAGCCCGCTTCAAAGTTGGTAAGAACGTACTGGTCGATCAGAGCGAAACAGCGATGTACGCGGCAATTGACGGCTTAGTTACGCTTACAGACAAAGGGAAAATCAATGTATTTCCTGTATACGAAGTCAATGGTGATGTGGACTACAGCACAGGCAATATTGATTTTGTAGGCACAGTAGTTATCCGCGGGAACGTGTTGACCGGGTTTACTGTGAAATCTGCAGGGGACATTCGTGTTGTCGGAGGCGTGGAAGGCGCGGAGTTGATTTCCGGCGGTTCGATAGAAATTACCGGGGGAATTATTGGCTACAATAAAGGCCTGGTCAGTGCCGGCAAAAATGTTAAGGTCTCCTTTATTCAGGATGGGAATGTAGTTGCTGGTGAAGATGTGATAGTGTCCCAGAGTATAATGCATTCGAATATTCGCGCAGGGCATGATGTTTTGTGCAATGGGTCAAAGGGCCTTATCGTAGGCGGAATTGTGCAGGCGGGGGAAAAAGTTGTAGCCCGGACTATCGGGAATACGATGTCAACCGCCACGGCAATTGAAGTGGGAGTAGTTCCTGAGCTGCGTAATGAGATTAATGAGCTTCGTCATGAACTCAAACAGCTGCTGGAAAATGAGGACAAAACCAACAAGGCGCTTTATCTGTTAAATCAGCTTGCGAACAACGGCCAGCTGTCACCTGATAAAGTGGCGCTTCGAGTGAAACTGAACGCTACCAAACAGTCCCATATGCGTGAGGAAAAGCGGATTAAAGAACGTGTGCTGGAAATTGAGAAAATGCTTGAAGATACGACTAGAGCTAAAGTAGAAGTGATCAAAACGATCTATGGCGGTTCTAAAATTGTAATCGGCAGATATACCAGATTCGTCAAAGATCCGACGGAACGGGTTGTATTTCGTTATACGGAAGGCGATATTTCGTTAACCCCGTATATTTAA
- a CDS encoding FliA/WhiG family RNA polymerase sigma factor: MNEHKASLSVTDVLWERWKEHGDPEAKKKLIENYLHIVDYVSSRLAVGLPKNVSKDDLASNGVMGLIDAIEKFDYKRGLQFQTYASWRVRGAILDSLRQSDWVPRSVREKAKKIEDAYQQLEQKYLRSVSDEEMSQYLNISEPEFQNMLQDVAVMSLCSLEDPIREEESETRMSILVDDKAKNPDRKVNEFYLRDTLTKGIEKLTVKERTVVSLLYYEDLSLSEIAEVMSLSPSRISQLHSKAILRLRGTLEKNRDLLMQND; this comes from the coding sequence TTGAACGAGCATAAAGCTTCTCTATCGGTAACAGACGTGCTTTGGGAACGGTGGAAAGAACACGGTGATCCTGAAGCCAAAAAAAAGCTGATTGAGAATTACCTCCATATTGTAGATTACGTGTCCAGCCGGTTGGCTGTCGGACTGCCCAAAAATGTATCAAAAGACGATTTGGCCAGTAATGGTGTAATGGGTCTTATTGATGCGATTGAGAAATTCGACTACAAACGCGGATTGCAATTTCAGACCTATGCCTCTTGGCGTGTACGCGGTGCTATTCTGGACTCGTTACGCCAAAGCGATTGGGTTCCCAGATCTGTTCGTGAAAAAGCCAAGAAAATCGAGGATGCCTACCAGCAGCTGGAGCAGAAATATTTAAGATCAGTCAGTGACGAGGAAATGAGCCAATATTTAAATATTTCTGAGCCGGAGTTTCAGAACATGCTGCAGGATGTTGCGGTCATGTCGCTCTGCTCATTGGAAGACCCTATTCGTGAAGAAGAGTCAGAGACACGGATGTCCATCCTGGTGGACGATAAAGCTAAGAATCCAGACCGTAAAGTGAATGAATTTTACTTGCGCGATACACTCACCAAAGGCATCGAAAAATTAACGGTGAAAGAACGGACCGTAGTGTCCCTTTTATATTATGAGGATTTATCTTTAAGCGAGATCGCTGAGGTGATGTCATTATCTCCTTCTCGAATTTCGCAGCTTCATTCAAAGGCGATTTTGCGCCTGAGGGGAACGCTTGAGAAAAATCGCGACCTTCTCATGCAGAATGATTAA
- a CDS encoding chemotaxis protein CheD, with protein sequence MIEEQSIIKVGMADLNVGSQESLIRTTGLGSCVGLTMFDPGKKLAGMAHVMLPSSEIAREGQMNIAKFADTAVPELLSRLLALGAVRSRIVAKMAGGSQMFAFAGGNDTMRIGPRNVESCKLALEALNIPLIAEDTGGNFGRTIEIACSTGVLYIRSVQKGSKEI encoded by the coding sequence ATGATTGAAGAGCAAAGCATTATTAAAGTTGGAATGGCAGATCTTAATGTAGGCAGCCAAGAGAGTCTTATCCGCACCACTGGACTTGGCTCCTGCGTTGGTCTTACAATGTTTGATCCCGGGAAGAAACTGGCGGGGATGGCGCATGTGATGCTGCCTTCGTCGGAGATCGCACGCGAGGGTCAAATGAACATCGCCAAGTTTGCGGATACCGCAGTGCCGGAGCTGTTGTCCCGCTTACTGGCGCTTGGAGCGGTTCGCAGCCGGATCGTAGCCAAGATGGCCGGTGGCTCTCAAATGTTTGCCTTTGCCGGGGGGAATGACACCATGAGGATCGGGCCTCGTAACGTGGAATCCTGTAAGCTTGCTCTAGAGGCTTTGAACATCCCTTTAATTGCCGAAGACACAGGCGGAAATTTTGGGCGTACGATAGAAATTGCCTGCAGCACAGGAGTGCTTTACATCCGCAGTGTGCAAAAAGGCTCTAAGGAAATATAA
- a CDS encoding chemotaxis protein CheC — MELFKNFKDFKMDVLKEVGNIGAGNAATALSQLLNKPIDMAVPKVQLLSFEEITDKVGGAEELVYAVFLRVEGEAPGNLFFILTPEAAMNLLNRVAGIEISPDQELGEMELSALSEIGNILAGSYLSSLADFTSLSMYPTVPALAMDMAGAILGYGLLQFGQMGDDALLIDTTFLEGKNEIEGQFFLIPDPESFPKIFKSLGVPFDND; from the coding sequence ATGGAGCTGTTCAAAAACTTCAAGGACTTTAAAATGGATGTTTTAAAGGAAGTCGGTAATATTGGAGCAGGTAACGCTGCCACCGCTTTATCCCAGCTCCTGAATAAGCCAATTGATATGGCTGTACCTAAAGTGCAGCTCCTGAGCTTTGAAGAAATTACTGACAAGGTCGGCGGAGCGGAAGAACTGGTTTACGCAGTGTTTCTGCGAGTTGAAGGTGAGGCCCCCGGCAATCTGTTTTTCATTCTAACACCGGAAGCGGCTATGAACCTTCTTAACCGCGTCGCAGGTATTGAGATTTCTCCTGATCAGGAACTGGGTGAAATGGAGCTCTCCGCTTTGAGTGAAATCGGCAATATTCTGGCCGGCTCTTATCTTTCATCCCTTGCAGACTTCACGTCACTTTCAATGTATCCAACTGTACCTGCTCTCGCGATGGATATGGCCGGGGCGATCCTGGGCTATGGACTCTTGCAGTTCGGCCAAATGGGGGATGATGCATTGCTCATTGATACGACGTTCCTGGAAGGCAAGAATGAAATAGAAGGACAATTTTTCCTTATTCCTGATCCCGAATCATTCCCGAAAATTTTCAAATCATTAGGAGTACCGTTTGATAATGATTGA
- a CDS encoding chemotaxis protein CheW → MADDIKVIVFKLGTEEYGIEVEKVQTIERMMPITRVPKTYSFIKGVINLRGVVIPVIDLRGRFGIQEAEHTDQTRIIIVNVNEMEVGFIVDSANDVIDLNRDSIDTPPDVVGGIKAKYLDGVAKIGEDRLLIMLNLTEVLNKSEIVQLESLEG, encoded by the coding sequence ATGGCTGATGATATCAAAGTAATAGTATTCAAGCTTGGCACTGAAGAATACGGGATTGAAGTGGAAAAAGTCCAAACCATTGAACGTATGATGCCGATTACCCGTGTGCCGAAGACCTACTCCTTTATCAAAGGAGTCATTAATTTACGGGGTGTAGTCATTCCGGTAATTGATCTGCGCGGCCGTTTCGGAATTCAAGAAGCAGAACATACGGATCAGACCCGAATTATTATCGTTAATGTGAATGAGATGGAAGTAGGATTTATTGTTGATTCCGCTAATGATGTCATTGATTTAAACCGCGATTCCATCGATACTCCACCGGATGTAGTGGGCGGTATCAAGGCGAAATATCTGGATGGGGTGGCCAAAATCGGGGAAGATCGGCTGCTGATTATGCTCAACTTGACTGAAGTGCTGAATAAGAGTGAAATCGTGCAACTGGAAAGCCTAGAGGGCTAG